One segment of Streptomyces sp. TG1A-8 DNA contains the following:
- a CDS encoding SGNH/GDSL hydrolase family protein: MTRRFARAGGLAAAALAAAALQPSPAPAQAATQRHDVVTWAASADRMGEAAADRSYRLIVRTSVGGTDLRIRLSNAFGNRPVTFDSVYAGLREEGAALVRGSNRRLTFDGTRSVTVPAGETALSDPLPGKLPAGSDLVISIHTPDAAGPATGHGMAMQTSYAARGDHTAEASAEPWTDTIGSWFYLDAVSVRPRTGTEAVVALGDSITDGWQSTTDLDRRWPDYLARRLRKTDTPLKGVANEGISGNKVLADGAGQSALNRLDRDVLSHPGVRTVFLFEGINDIKAHTGVTAQDLVAAYRRIADRAHKAGKCIVGATVTPFKGWSEWDPAAEAVRQEVNTFIRTRGDFDAVADFDRILRSPYDPERILPVFDGGDHLHPNDKGMQAMADAVDLDRLDCNRTLRTG; encoded by the coding sequence ATGACCCGCCGCTTCGCACGCGCCGGCGGACTGGCGGCGGCGGCGCTGGCGGCCGCAGCCCTGCAGCCCTCACCGGCCCCCGCGCAAGCCGCGACTCAACGGCATGACGTGGTCACCTGGGCGGCGAGCGCGGACCGCATGGGCGAGGCCGCCGCCGACCGGAGCTACCGCCTCATCGTGCGTACCAGTGTGGGCGGCACCGATCTGCGCATCCGGCTGTCCAACGCGTTCGGAAACCGCCCGGTGACATTCGACAGCGTCTATGCCGGCCTGCGGGAGGAGGGGGCCGCGCTCGTGCGGGGCAGCAACCGGCGGCTGACCTTCGACGGAACCCGCTCCGTCACCGTCCCGGCCGGCGAGACCGCGCTCAGCGACCCCCTGCCCGGCAAGCTGCCCGCCGGGAGCGATCTCGTCATCAGCATCCACACACCCGACGCCGCGGGCCCGGCCACCGGCCACGGCATGGCGATGCAGACCTCGTACGCCGCCAGGGGCGACCACACGGCAGAAGCGAGCGCCGAACCCTGGACCGACACGATCGGTTCGTGGTTCTACCTCGACGCGGTGTCGGTCCGCCCGCGGACCGGTACCGAAGCCGTGGTGGCGCTGGGCGACTCGATCACGGACGGCTGGCAGTCCACGACCGACCTCGACCGCCGCTGGCCCGACTACCTCGCCCGCCGTCTCCGGAAGACGGACACGCCGCTCAAGGGCGTCGCCAACGAGGGGATCTCCGGCAACAAGGTCCTCGCCGACGGCGCCGGACAGAGCGCCCTCAACCGTCTGGACCGGGACGTCCTCTCCCACCCGGGTGTGCGCACCGTTTTCCTCTTCGAGGGCATCAACGACATCAAGGCCCACACCGGTGTCACCGCGCAGGACCTGGTAGCCGCGTACCGGCGGATCGCCGACCGGGCGCACAAGGCGGGCAAGTGCATCGTCGGAGCCACCGTCACACCGTTCAAGGGCTGGTCCGAGTGGGACCCGGCCGCCGAAGCCGTGCGCCAGGAGGTGAACACCTTCATCAGAACCCGCGGCGACTTCGACGCGGTGGCCGACTTCGACCGGATCCTGCGCAGCCCCTACGACCCGGAACGGATCCTGCCCGTCTTCGACGGCGGTGACCACCTGCACCCCAACGACAAGGGCATGCAGGCGATGGCCGACGCGGTCGACCTCGACCGCCTCGACTGCAACCGCACACTGCGCACGGGCTGA
- a CDS encoding glycoside hydrolase N-terminal domain-containing protein, which translates to MNLRPSHPSRRTLLSLTATAGLAGALGALPAFTASAAPQRPTNAPSPPTFPAGRLWWRAPADDHSMIEQGFPVGNGRLGALASNDPGRELLLITDATMWTGGLNDTLDGDGQFPYGRDDFGSFTLLAQLTVDLPDHDLSAVSGYRRTLDLDRAVVTTSYERSGATYRREIFASRPDDVIVLHFIQSGGGHYTGSVTLVGTHGEDAATSFGAAFPNGLRYGAAVTAHGRGGRVAADGERIHFDGCKELTVVVSGGTNYKPDAATHYRDPSLDPGRLARTKVRTAAAHTTATLLRTHIADYRTLYGSMDVSLGTSTAEQRSLDTWERLRARARDGQPDPELEAAFLQFGRYLMISGSRGSLPLNLQGLWLDGNDPDWMGDYHTDINIQMNYWLADRAGLSDCFDAFTDYCLAQLPAWTDLTRKHFNDPRNRYHNTTGRIAGWTVAVSTNPHGGNGWWWHPAGNAWLCNSLYEHYEFTASRTHLERIYPLLKGACEFWETRLLTTTLPGSPKEVLIADSDWSPEHGPLDAKGITYAQELVWTLFGNYCAAAAELRRDGGYADIVSALRRKLYLPKVSPRTGWLEEWMSPDNLGETTHRHLSPLVGLFPGDRIRPDGSTPSGIVKGATALLTARGMESFGWANAWRGLCWARLKDAETAYRLVVNNLRPSTGGSNGTAFNLFDIYEVEKGRGIFQIDANFGTPAVMIEMLVYSRPGHVELLPALPEAWSQSGSLTGAGARGGFVVDLEWKQGKPTEVRVRSVGGRTTTVAYKGRSRTVSLEPGDSVTLKDFTR; encoded by the coding sequence ATGAACCTCCGCCCGTCACACCCCAGCAGAAGAACCCTGCTCTCGCTCACCGCCACGGCCGGCCTCGCCGGAGCACTCGGCGCACTGCCCGCCTTCACCGCCTCCGCCGCGCCCCAACGCCCCACGAACGCGCCGTCCCCGCCCACGTTCCCGGCCGGCCGGCTGTGGTGGCGGGCCCCCGCCGACGACCACTCGATGATCGAACAGGGTTTTCCGGTCGGCAACGGCCGCCTCGGCGCCCTCGCGAGCAACGACCCCGGCCGCGAACTCCTCCTGATAACCGATGCCACGATGTGGACCGGCGGTCTCAACGACACTCTCGACGGGGACGGCCAGTTCCCCTACGGCCGCGACGACTTCGGCTCCTTCACCCTGCTGGCCCAGCTCACCGTGGACCTGCCCGACCACGACCTGTCCGCCGTCTCCGGCTACCGCCGCACCCTCGACCTCGACCGGGCTGTCGTCACGACCTCCTACGAACGTTCCGGCGCGACCTACCGGCGGGAGATCTTCGCCAGTCGCCCGGACGACGTGATCGTGCTGCACTTCATCCAGAGCGGCGGCGGCCACTACACCGGCAGCGTCACACTGGTCGGGACGCACGGCGAGGACGCCGCGACCTCGTTCGGCGCCGCCTTCCCCAACGGACTGCGCTACGGCGCCGCGGTCACCGCCCACGGCAGGGGCGGCCGGGTGGCGGCCGACGGCGAGCGGATCCACTTCGACGGCTGCAAGGAGCTCACGGTGGTGGTGAGCGGCGGCACCAACTACAAGCCCGACGCGGCCACCCACTACCGCGACCCGTCCCTCGACCCCGGGCGTCTGGCCCGCACCAAGGTCCGTACCGCCGCCGCGCACACCACCGCCACCCTGCTGCGCACCCACATCGCCGACTACCGCACCCTGTACGGCAGCATGGACGTCTCCCTGGGCACCTCCACCGCCGAGCAGCGCTCCCTGGACACCTGGGAGCGGCTGCGGGCACGGGCCCGGGACGGACAGCCCGACCCCGAACTGGAGGCGGCCTTCCTGCAATTCGGCCGCTACCTGATGATCTCCGGCTCCCGGGGCAGTCTGCCACTGAACCTTCAGGGGCTGTGGCTGGACGGCAACGACCCGGACTGGATGGGCGACTACCACACCGACATCAACATCCAGATGAACTACTGGCTGGCCGACCGGGCGGGCCTGTCCGACTGCTTCGACGCGTTCACCGACTACTGCCTCGCCCAGCTCCCTGCCTGGACCGACCTCACCCGCAAGCACTTCAACGACCCGCGCAACCGCTACCACAACACCACCGGCAGGATCGCCGGCTGGACCGTCGCCGTCTCCACCAACCCGCACGGCGGCAACGGCTGGTGGTGGCACCCGGCGGGCAACGCCTGGCTGTGCAACTCCCTCTACGAGCACTACGAGTTCACCGCATCCCGCACACACCTGGAGCGCATCTACCCCCTGCTCAAGGGCGCCTGCGAGTTCTGGGAGACGCGACTGCTCACCACGACCCTGCCGGGCAGCCCGAAGGAGGTGCTGATCGCCGACAGCGACTGGTCCCCCGAACACGGCCCCCTCGACGCCAAGGGCATCACCTACGCCCAGGAACTCGTATGGACCCTGTTCGGCAACTACTGCGCGGCAGCGGCTGAGCTGCGCAGGGACGGCGGCTACGCCGACATCGTCAGCGCCCTGCGCCGGAAGCTGTACCTGCCGAAGGTGAGCCCGAGGACCGGCTGGCTGGAGGAGTGGATGTCCCCCGACAACCTCGGTGAGACGACCCACCGCCACCTGTCCCCGCTCGTCGGCCTCTTCCCCGGCGACCGCATCCGCCCCGACGGCTCCACCCCGTCCGGCATCGTCAAGGGTGCCACTGCCCTGCTCACCGCGCGCGGCATGGAGAGCTTCGGCTGGGCCAATGCCTGGCGCGGCCTGTGCTGGGCCCGTCTGAAGGACGCCGAGACGGCCTACCGGCTGGTGGTGAACAACCTGCGCCCCTCGACCGGCGGGAGCAACGGCACCGCCTTCAACCTCTTCGACATCTACGAGGTGGAGAAGGGCCGGGGCATCTTCCAGATCGACGCCAACTTCGGCACCCCGGCGGTGATGATCGAAATGCTGGTGTACTCCCGTCCGGGCCACGTGGAGCTCCTGCCCGCCCTGCCGGAGGCCTGGTCGCAGTCCGGTTCCCTCACCGGGGCCGGCGCCCGCGGCGGCTTCGTGGTCGACCTGGAGTGGAAGCAGGGCAAGCCCACCGAGGTGCGCGTCCGCAGCGTCGGAGGCCGGACCACAACGGTCGCGTACAAGGGGAGATCCCGCACGGTCTCACTGGAGCCCGGTGACTCCGTCACGCTGAAGGACTTCACCCGATGA
- a CDS encoding carbohydrate-binding protein → MRSSSYTVLPARTLRALVVLALTAGATTAVAPAVHAEAATASTAASADPAAKPYMGWSSWSMQSSKYPGLNPDGDYSYLTEANVLKQADALAAKLKKYGYEYVNIDAGWWRDKTWKPGFDRYARQKADPVRFPRGMKAVADHIHARGLKAGIYLPAGLEKEAYNDGRSPIWNTDDCTTADIVYNDLRTTNGWDSSYKLDFSRPCTQKYIDSQAQMFADWGYDFLKLDGVGPGSGRSGEQYDNVADVAAWHKAIAATGRPIHLELSWSLDIGHAADWKKYSQGWRIDTDVECYCNTLVSWENSVDDRWDDAPAWTRHAGPGGWNDLDSLDVGNGEMDGLTKAERQSYATLWAIAKSPLYTGDDLTRLDPYGLSLLTNREVIALDQGPNPPARPVTPSDPQQVWASKNPDGTYTVALFNLADKPASVTADWAALGFTGKAAVRDLWNRENLGTHRNKVTEALPAHGSRLFTVDPKGGALTTTAYEAERSANTLAGNASVADCPACSDGKKIGNLYQGGKLTFNDIVVAETGTYQVKIAYISGDARSAQVSADSGGETSHKFPSTGDWGTVATVSVPVTLKAGSNTITIDSGNGYAPDIDRIDVPKTL, encoded by the coding sequence ATGCGGTCATCCTCGTACACCGTCCTGCCCGCACGCACCCTCAGAGCCCTGGTGGTCCTCGCCCTCACCGCGGGCGCCACCACCGCCGTCGCCCCCGCCGTCCACGCCGAAGCCGCAACGGCCTCCACCGCGGCCTCTGCCGACCCGGCCGCCAAGCCCTACATGGGCTGGTCGAGTTGGAGCATGCAGTCGTCCAAGTACCCGGGTCTCAACCCCGACGGCGACTACAGCTACCTCACCGAGGCCAACGTCCTGAAGCAGGCCGACGCCCTGGCCGCCAAACTGAAGAAGTACGGCTACGAGTACGTCAACATCGACGCCGGCTGGTGGCGGGACAAGACGTGGAAGCCCGGGTTCGACCGCTACGCCCGGCAGAAGGCCGACCCGGTCCGCTTCCCGCGCGGCATGAAGGCCGTCGCCGACCACATCCACGCCAGGGGCCTCAAGGCGGGCATCTACCTGCCGGCCGGTCTGGAGAAGGAGGCGTACAACGACGGCAGGTCGCCGATCTGGAACACGGACGACTGCACCACCGCCGACATCGTCTACAACGACCTGCGCACCACCAACGGCTGGGACAGCTCCTACAAACTCGACTTCTCCCGCCCCTGTACCCAGAAGTACATAGACTCACAGGCCCAGATGTTCGCCGACTGGGGCTATGACTTCCTCAAGCTCGACGGCGTCGGACCTGGTTCGGGCAGGAGCGGCGAGCAGTACGACAACGTTGCCGACGTGGCCGCCTGGCACAAGGCGATCGCCGCCACGGGGCGTCCCATCCATCTGGAACTGTCCTGGTCCCTGGACATCGGACACGCCGCCGACTGGAAGAAGTACTCCCAGGGCTGGCGCATCGACACCGATGTCGAGTGCTACTGCAATACCCTCGTCAGCTGGGAGAACTCGGTCGACGACCGTTGGGACGACGCTCCGGCGTGGACCCGGCACGCAGGTCCCGGCGGCTGGAACGACCTCGACTCCCTGGACGTCGGCAACGGTGAGATGGACGGCCTGACCAAGGCCGAGCGGCAGAGCTACGCCACCCTGTGGGCCATCGCCAAGTCACCCCTGTACACGGGGGACGACCTCACCCGCCTGGACCCCTACGGCTTGTCCCTGCTGACCAACCGCGAGGTCATCGCCCTCGACCAGGGCCCCAACCCGCCCGCACGCCCGGTGACCCCCTCCGACCCGCAGCAGGTGTGGGCGTCGAAGAACCCCGACGGCACCTACACGGTCGCCCTGTTCAACCTCGCCGACAAGCCCGCGTCGGTGACCGCCGACTGGGCCGCTCTCGGCTTCACCGGCAAGGCCGCGGTCCGCGACCTGTGGAACCGCGAGAATCTCGGCACCCATAGGAACAAGGTCACCGAGGCCCTGCCCGCCCACGGTTCCCGCCTGTTCACCGTCGACCCCAAGGGCGGGGCCCTGACCACCACGGCCTACGAGGCGGAGCGGTCCGCCAACACGCTCGCCGGCAACGCCTCGGTCGCCGACTGCCCGGCCTGCTCCGACGGCAAGAAGATCGGCAACCTCTACCAGGGAGGCAAGCTGACCTTCAACGACATCGTCGTGGCCGAGACCGGCACCTATCAGGTCAAGATCGCCTACATCAGCGGTGACGCCCGCTCCGCACAGGTCTCCGCCGACAGCGGCGGCGAAACCAGCCACAAGTTCCCCTCCACCGGCGACTGGGGGACCGTCGCGACGGTCAGCGTCCCCGTGACCCTCAAGGCGGGCAGCAACACCATCACGATCGACAGCGGTAACGGCTACGCCCCGGACATCGACCGGATCGACGTACCGAAGACGCTCTGA
- a CDS encoding carbohydrate ABC transporter permease produces the protein MGRHLLLGGISVLWLVPLLWAVYTSLRSYSDTSEHGYFSLPHSFGLENYSDAWNESGMPHFFWNSVLITVPAVLGTLLFSAAVAFFVARFDFRFNIALLMLFTAGNLLPPQVLITPLYRLYLQIPLPPWMSDSLLLYDSAWGIIAIHIAYQCGFCTFVLSNYMKTVPKEIFEAAVVDGAQAWRQFFQIVLPLCRPAFAALATLESIWIYNDFFWPLILIDTGDKRPITSALANLQGQYFTNPNLIAAGALMTAIPTLLVYFALQRQFISGLTIGSGKG, from the coding sequence CTGGGCCGCCATCTCCTGCTCGGCGGCATCTCCGTGCTGTGGCTGGTCCCGCTGCTGTGGGCCGTCTACACCTCCCTGCGGTCCTACAGCGACACCTCCGAGCACGGGTACTTCTCCCTGCCGCACAGCTTCGGCCTGGAGAACTACAGCGACGCCTGGAACGAGTCCGGGATGCCGCACTTCTTCTGGAACTCCGTCCTCATCACCGTCCCCGCCGTCCTCGGCACACTGCTGTTCTCCGCGGCCGTCGCCTTCTTCGTCGCCCGCTTCGACTTCCGCTTCAACATCGCCCTGCTGATGCTCTTCACCGCGGGCAACCTGCTGCCCCCGCAGGTCCTGATCACCCCGCTGTACCGGCTGTACCTGCAGATCCCGCTCCCGCCGTGGATGAGCGACTCCCTGCTGCTGTACGACTCGGCCTGGGGCATCATCGCCATCCACATCGCCTACCAGTGCGGCTTCTGCACCTTCGTCCTCAGCAACTACATGAAGACGGTCCCCAAGGAGATCTTCGAAGCCGCCGTCGTCGACGGTGCCCAGGCCTGGCGCCAGTTCTTCCAGATCGTGCTGCCCCTGTGCCGCCCCGCCTTCGCCGCACTGGCCACCCTGGAATCGATCTGGATCTACAACGACTTCTTCTGGCCCCTCATCCTGATCGACACGGGCGACAAGCGGCCCATCACCTCCGCGCTGGCCAACCTCCAGGGCCAGTACTTCACCAACCCCAATCTGATCGCGGCCGGTGCCCTGATGACCGCGATCCCCACCCTGCTGGTGTACTTCGCGCTCCAGCGCCAGTTCATCAGCGGTCTCACCATCGGCTCGGGCAAGGGCTGA
- a CDS encoding carbohydrate ABC transporter permease, whose protein sequence is MSSATSPSRLSKGDRLFLTAAVGLPVLALLVFVWLPALASVGLSFTTWDGIHLGDIHWTGPENYRQILTNYPPFWPAVRHNVVWLLFTALLPTPFGIFLAYQLDKKIRFTRFYQTAIFLPMVLSLAVVGFVWEIIYNPDTGLLNSVLGAAGSAHHIDWLGNPDLNLWAVLVASGWRHTGYVMILYLAGLKSFDPALREAASLDGANGRQTFLRVVFPALKPVNIIILVVTVMESLRAFDIVYVLGGGIGSKPGMELLSLLITDNIIGESSRIGYGSALAVVLLLVSLAAIGTFLFQTFRKEDR, encoded by the coding sequence GTGTCCTCCGCGACATCCCCCTCCCGGCTGAGCAAGGGCGACCGTCTCTTCCTGACCGCCGCCGTCGGCCTGCCCGTCCTCGCCCTGCTGGTCTTCGTCTGGCTCCCCGCCCTCGCCTCGGTCGGGCTGTCCTTCACCACGTGGGACGGCATCCACCTCGGCGACATCCACTGGACGGGCCCGGAGAACTACCGGCAGATCCTCACCAACTACCCGCCCTTCTGGCCCGCCGTGCGACACAACGTCGTCTGGCTGCTGTTCACGGCGCTGCTGCCCACCCCGTTCGGAATCTTCCTGGCCTATCAACTGGACAAGAAGATCCGCTTCACGCGTTTCTACCAGACGGCGATCTTCCTGCCCATGGTGCTGTCCCTCGCCGTCGTCGGGTTCGTCTGGGAGATCATCTACAACCCGGACACCGGTCTGCTCAACAGCGTTCTGGGGGCGGCCGGTTCGGCCCACCACATCGACTGGCTGGGCAACCCCGACCTGAACCTGTGGGCCGTCCTGGTGGCGTCCGGCTGGCGGCACACCGGTTACGTCATGATCCTCTACCTGGCCGGTCTGAAGAGCTTCGACCCGGCCCTGAGGGAGGCGGCCTCGCTCGACGGCGCGAACGGCCGCCAGACGTTCCTGCGCGTGGTCTTCCCCGCGCTGAAACCGGTCAACATCATCATCCTCGTCGTCACCGTCATGGAATCCCTGCGGGCCTTCGACATCGTCTACGTCCTGGGTGGCGGCATCGGCAGCAAACCCGGCATGGAACTGCTGTCCCTGCTGATCACCGACAACATCATCGGCGAGTCGAGCCGCATCGGTTACGGCTCCGCCCTCGCGGTCGTCCTGCTCCTGGTCTCCCTGGCCGCCATCGGGACGTTCCTCTTCCAGACGTTCCGCAAGGAGGACCGGTGA
- a CDS encoding ABC transporter substrate-binding protein — protein sequence MTQQSRIPLAARGPGRRRVVGGLFGLGTAVLSAPLLAACGGGAGADPKTVTFGSNGADATPKSAYAAVTKAFTRESNLKVATNTVDHDTFQKSITSYLQGTPDDVFTWFAGYRMQYFARKGLCAPVDDVWDTIGGGFSEAAKQLSRGEDGKYYFVPLYNYPWAVFYRKSVFKERGYQVPRKWEEFTALAKQMGKDGLAPIASGYGGGDSWSILGAFDYLDLRANGYDFHMQLMRGEVSWTDKRAARVLDLWREVTPYYQRGAGGRSWQDAAQSLIDGKSGMAVIGLFLGQQVTDEETRADIDFFPFPEIDAGHGQDAVEAPTDGFMLSRKPRNESGARKFLEFLGGARAEELYTGVDPSNLAVNKRASTTPYNALQKKSAELIASAKHISQFADRDSDPGFISTVVLPGLTEWLGHPDDGASTLKKIESQRSRFFSA from the coding sequence ATGACGCAGCAGAGCCGCATTCCCCTGGCTGCGCGGGGCCCCGGCCGTCGCAGAGTCGTGGGCGGGCTGTTCGGTCTCGGGACCGCGGTCCTGTCCGCCCCGCTGCTCGCCGCCTGCGGCGGGGGAGCGGGAGCCGACCCCAAGACGGTCACCTTCGGCTCCAACGGAGCGGACGCCACGCCGAAGTCGGCCTACGCGGCCGTGACGAAGGCGTTCACCCGGGAGTCGAACCTGAAGGTCGCGACGAACACCGTCGACCACGACACCTTCCAGAAGAGCATCACCAGCTACCTGCAGGGCACCCCGGACGACGTCTTCACCTGGTTCGCCGGCTACCGCATGCAGTACTTCGCCAGGAAGGGCCTGTGCGCCCCCGTCGACGACGTCTGGGACACGATCGGCGGCGGTTTCAGCGAAGCCGCCAAGCAGCTCTCGCGCGGTGAGGACGGCAAGTACTACTTCGTTCCGCTGTACAACTACCCGTGGGCCGTCTTCTACCGCAAGAGCGTCTTCAAGGAACGTGGCTACCAGGTCCCGCGCAAGTGGGAGGAGTTCACCGCGCTGGCCAAGCAGATGGGGAAGGACGGCCTGGCGCCCATCGCCTCCGGCTACGGCGGCGGCGACAGCTGGTCCATCCTTGGCGCCTTCGACTACCTGGACCTGCGGGCCAACGGCTACGACTTCCACATGCAGCTCATGCGCGGCGAGGTCTCCTGGACGGACAAGCGGGCCGCCCGCGTCCTCGACCTGTGGCGTGAGGTGACCCCGTACTACCAGAGAGGTGCCGGCGGGCGCTCCTGGCAGGACGCCGCACAGTCGCTGATCGACGGGAAGTCCGGCATGGCCGTCATCGGGCTCTTCCTCGGCCAGCAGGTCACCGACGAGGAGACGCGCGCCGACATCGACTTCTTCCCCTTCCCGGAGATCGATGCCGGCCACGGCCAGGACGCCGTCGAGGCACCCACCGACGGGTTCATGCTCAGCCGCAAGCCCAGGAACGAAAGCGGCGCGAGGAAGTTCCTGGAATTCCTGGGCGGCGCGCGGGCCGAAGAACTCTACACGGGGGTCGACCCGTCCAACCTCGCCGTCAACAAGCGGGCGTCCACGACCCCTTACAACGCCCTGCAGAAGAAGTCCGCCGAACTCATCGCCTCCGCCAAGCACATCAGCCAGTTCGCCGACCGCGACAGCGATCCCGGCTTCATCTCCACCGTCGTCCTGCCCGGCCTCACCGAATGGCTCGGCCACCCCGACGACGGAGCGTCGACGCTGAAGAAGATCGAATCCCAGCGTTCGCGTTTCTTCTCCGCCTGA
- a CDS encoding ROK family transcriptional regulator gives MRPTLRPETFPANTPAASQIFTTVLCHGPLTRLEVARRAGLSPAAVTKAVRPLIEAGYLVEDADEDARPALGRPANLVRVDGGRALFAGLKVTGDEIIGVLTDLRCRILVGRHMPLTARDPGSVLASAAELVQELLTEADGLGVGVLGLGVAVSGDVDRGEGTVRYSPFLEWHDVPLAELAATITGLPVTVDNDVRALTVAEQWFGAGVGLSDFAVVTVGAGIGCGLVVHGRVVAGAHGVAGEIGHVTVDPVGPPCHCGNRGCVEAIASDAAIIGRIQEATGIEVADPIQAVELARRNVAGAREVYAAAGDAIGRGIATVANLLGPERVIISGEGLAAYDLFAEQIRDAFTASAFGSAARCDVRIRPLPFEEWARGAAATAIQSFIRSDTN, from the coding sequence ATGCGTCCCACCCTCCGTCCCGAGACGTTCCCGGCGAACACCCCGGCCGCCTCCCAGATCTTCACCACCGTCCTGTGCCACGGCCCCCTCACACGACTTGAGGTGGCCCGCCGGGCTGGACTGTCGCCCGCCGCCGTCACCAAGGCGGTCCGTCCCCTGATCGAGGCGGGCTACCTGGTGGAGGACGCCGACGAGGACGCCCGTCCGGCGCTCGGGCGGCCGGCGAACCTGGTGCGGGTCGACGGCGGGCGGGCGTTGTTCGCCGGCCTCAAGGTGACCGGCGACGAGATCATCGGCGTCCTCACCGACCTGCGCTGCCGGATCCTCGTGGGCCGTCACATGCCGCTGACGGCCCGGGACCCCGGATCGGTCCTGGCCTCGGCCGCCGAACTGGTGCAGGAGCTGCTCACGGAGGCCGACGGCCTCGGCGTCGGGGTCCTGGGTCTCGGTGTCGCCGTGTCCGGCGACGTCGACCGGGGCGAGGGCACAGTCCGCTATTCACCGTTCCTGGAATGGCACGACGTTCCGCTGGCCGAACTGGCCGCCACGATCACCGGTCTGCCGGTCACGGTCGACAACGACGTCCGCGCGCTGACCGTCGCCGAGCAGTGGTTCGGTGCCGGAGTGGGCCTGTCCGACTTCGCGGTGGTGACGGTCGGCGCGGGCATCGGCTGCGGACTCGTCGTGCACGGCCGGGTCGTCGCCGGTGCGCACGGAGTGGCCGGAGAGATCGGCCATGTGACCGTCGACCCGGTCGGGCCGCCCTGCCACTGCGGCAACCGCGGCTGCGTGGAGGCGATCGCGTCGGACGCCGCGATCATCGGTCGGATCCAGGAGGCGACGGGGATCGAGGTCGCCGATCCGATCCAGGCTGTCGAACTCGCCCGGCGGAATGTGGCCGGGGCCCGGGAGGTGTACGCGGCCGCGGGTGACGCGATCGGCCGTGGCATCGCCACGGTCGCCAACCTGCTCGGCCCCGAGCGCGTGATCATCTCCGGTGAGGGGCTGGCCGCCTACGACCTGTTCGCCGAGCAGATCCGCGACGCCTTCACCGCGTCCGCCTTCGGGTCCGCCGCCCGGTGCGACGTCCGGATCCGCCCGCTGCCCTTCGAGGAGTGGGCGCGCGGGGCCGCGGCCACCGCGATCCAGTCCTTCATCAGATCAGACACGAACTAA